The following proteins come from a genomic window of Amyelois transitella isolate CPQ chromosome 24, ilAmyTran1.1, whole genome shotgun sequence:
- the LOC106135875 gene encoding uncharacterized protein LOC106135875: MDVTVEPEVLKNCFKFEHVLYHNLSIVYNQNTSMVILWNKFQIFVHENRNLQNLAKLLIPEFQIHQLILTENYILCLDMSGHIHTISLKFKKSAQKRTRNCFQPRERNVKCCFLNLQNALIIKYVGNEIFLCLHKIDADFTLDKKIKLTYSSQWPLPEPVLGKCLLVCHNINEEEFDRIKQIYKARIMPEDSKVVIISFDRLTMFSCLFSHHMDEEVVPLIKLHTCPSEICSIDVLEDLTILTSLKSGTLIQFDLKNSAKEPNVTHLTVAIDKCINMKDTFIYSDGLTLWKAHKHLTDDITFQQFIFKLVKDFVVCGDQLICTTYSNLIYILHIDDEAAYVKSLSTDEYCKAETVFTNTEYLYKTLEEIELNNDLVKKIKEEGNYLTVLALSYRKDIMDTIVQQKVKVYEKYEDVCLEHRDLLLTDHMEEYFDKEAYLFLIKISTKVLQQMFSNIISNLFSDLQLHFSYFLDMKLIKTTSLKLNENLKMLHLLTSLKVKNCDISEINIVIRLISSLPGSHDRKQLLWTCLYEKHISLKSEHFIKPDTTSAQIINLADTKDNLEQLIAKVEHNRHKHLFRFVDASSHYIEGTDWSMYLKLPTNYRDLFVESQIIKEHLNPITANFLIRQYTSQEFLESTSEFFLQIGKEKVKVQLNMDFSFPLLQVSSQNVLLAFNIRNLFSKLIYNDFGNLDCTAKEYVNHVLYSVNENMQRDIKACIKERRPIELFKAVADNFEKNVIGSLPI, encoded by the exons aTGGATGTCACAGTTGAACCCGAAGTTctgaaaaattgtttcaaGTTTGAACATGTATTATACCACAATTTATCGATTGTTTACAATCAGAACACCTCAATGGTAATATTATGGAATAAATTCCAAATATTTGTGCATGAAAATCGTAATTTGCAAAATTTAGCTAAATTACTAATTCCTGAGTTTCAAATCCATCAGTTGATACTCACAGAAAactatatattatgtttagaCATGAGTGgccatatacatacaatatcgCTGAAGTTTAAGAAATCTGCTCAGAAGCGTACAAGAAATTGTTTCCAGCCTCGGGAGCGAAATGTCAAGTGTTGTTTTCTCAACCTGCAGAATGCTCTAATAATCAAATATGTtggaaatgaaatatttttatgtttacataAAATTGATGCAGATTTTACTctagacaaaaaaattaagttgacATATTCCAGTCAATGGCCTTTACCAGAGCCAGTTCTGGGAAAATGTTTACTAGTGtgtcataatataaatgaagaaGAATTTGATCGAATCAAGCAAATATATAAAGCAAGAATCATGCCTGAAGATTCGAAAGtagttattatttcatttgataGGCTAACAATGTTCAGCTGTCTGTTTAGTCACCACATGGATGAAGAAGTTGTACCTTTGATTAAACTGCACACTTGCCCTTCTGAAATATGTAGTATAGATGTTTTAGAGGATTTAACAATCTTAACATCTCTTAAATCGGGAACATTAATACAATTTGATCTGAAAAACAGTGCCAAGGAACCAAATGTTACGCATTTGACTGTTGCTAtagataaatgtataaatatgaaggatacatttatttactctGATGGCTTGACTCTGTGGAAAGCACATAAACACCTCACTGATGATATTACATtccaacaatttatttttaagctagTCAAAGATTTTGTGGTCTGTGGAGACCAACTAATTTGTACTACTTATTCAAACCTAATTTATATTCTACACATAGATGATGAGGCTGCATATGTTAAATCATTATCTACAGATGAATATTGTAAAGCAGAGACTGTTTTCACTAATACcgaatatttgtataaaacttTAGAAGAAATAGAATTGAATAATGATTtggtaaagaaaattaaagaagaaggaaattatttaactgttttaGCATTGTCCTATAGAAAAGATATTATGGATACCATTGTAcaacaaaaagtaaaagtttatGAGAAATATGAAGATGTTTGTCTAGAGCATAGAGATTTATTGCTCACCGACCACATGGAAGAATACTTTGATAAAGAAGCATAtctatttctaataaaaatctCAACAAAAGTTCTACAACAAATGTTCAGCAATATTATATCAAACTTATTCAGTGATTTGCAACTACATTTTTCTTACTTCTTAGAtatgaaattgataaaaacaaCTAGTCTGAAACTCAATGAAAACTTAAAGATGCTTCATTTGCTTACATCATTGAAGGTTAAAAATTGCGatatttctgaaataaatatagttattaGATTGATTTCTAGCTTGCCAGGGTCACACGACCGGAAGCAACTGCTCTGGACCTGTTTATAtgaaaaacatatttcattgaaatctgaacattttataaaacctGATACAACTTCAGcccaaattattaatttagctGACACTAAAGATAATTTAGAACAATTGATAGCTAAAGTGGAACATAATCGGCACAAGCATTTGTTCAGATTTGTAGATGCATCTAGTCACTACATTGAGGGTACTGATTGGTCCATGTATTTAAAACTACCCACAAATTATAGAGACTTGTTTGTGGAAAGTCAAATAATCAAAGAACATTTAAATCCCATAACTGCAAATTTTCTGATAAGACAATACACTTCTCAAGAGTTTTTAGAGTCAACAAGTGAATTTTTCCTCCAAATAGGCAAAGAAAAAGTGAAAGTACAACTTAACATGGACTTTTCATTTCCATTATTGCAAGTGTCAAGTCAAAATGTCCTTTTAGCTTTTAATATAAGGAACCTCTTTTCCAAATTAATCTATAACGATTTTGGGAACCTTGACTGTACAGCCAAAGAATATGTTAATCATGTTTTATACAGTGTCAACGAG AACATGCAAAGGGATATAAAAGCGTGCATAAAGGAGCGCCGCCCTATAGAATTATTCAAAGCTGTTGCGGATAATTTTGAGAAAAACGTTATCGGTTCTTTACCTATCTAA
- the LOC106135945 gene encoding large ribosomal subunit protein uL30 — MVAVTQKKPADKPAPKGKEGSKKLPAVPESVLKHRKRREALRARRVQVTLKRRSAAIKKKKEIFKRAEQYVKEYRIRERDEIRLARQARNRGNYYVPGEAKLAFVIRIRGINQVSPKVRKVLQLFRLRQINNGVFVRLNKATVNMLRIAEPYITWGYPNLKSVRELVYKRGFAKVKGQRMPIASNTIVEEKLGKNDIICVEDLIHEIFTVGDKFKYASNFLWPFKLNNPTGGWRKKTIHYVDGGDFGNREDKINELLRRMV; from the exons ATGGTTGCCGTTACACAGAAGAAGCCTGCTGACAAGCCGGCACCAAAGGGCAAGGAGGGCAGTAAGAAGTTGCCGGCGGTGCCAGAGTCTGTGCTCAAGCACCGCAAGAGGAGGGAAGCTCTCAGGGCTCGCCGTGTCCAG GTCACACTCAAGAGGCGTTCAGCTGCCATcaagaagaagaaggagaTCTTCAAGAGAGCAGAACAGTATGTTAAGGAGTACCGCATCAGGGAACGTGATGAAATTAGGCTAGCAAGACAG GCACGCAACCGTGGCAACTACTATGTTCCCGGTGAAGCCAAGCTTGCGTTTGTTATCCGTATTCGTGGTATCAACCAGGTTTCACCAAAG GTCCGCAAAGTCCTCCAGCTGTTCAGGCTGAGACAGATCAACAACGGTGTGTTCGTGCGCCTCAACAAAGCGACCGTCAACATGCTGCGGATCGCGGAGCCCTACATCACCTGGGGGTACCCCAACCTCAAGAGCGTGCGGGAG TTGGTATACAAACGCGGTTTCGCCAAGGTGAAGGGCCAGCGCATGCCGATCGCGTCCAACACAATCGTCGAGGAGAAACTCGGCAAGAACGACATCATCTGCGTGGAGGACCTGATCCATGAGATCTTCACAGTTGGAGATAAGTTCAAG TACGCCAGCAACTTCCTGTGGCCATTCAAACTGAACAACCCGACCGGGGGCTGGCGCAAAAAGACCATCCATTACGTCGACGGCGGAGACTTCGGAAACCGCGAAGATAAGATCAACGAGCTGTTGAGGAGAATGGTCTAA
- the LOC106135944 gene encoding zinc finger MYND domain-containing protein 10, translating into MADKDHQLSALEVGELDMFVDSMEPTRLEMIGSQVWVDWHIRLQKLNQQAVLEASSMQEELTKETLISCGKLPVLVYEAICIQVWRLKIYPQIMKLQPSPTNTFGIYMVLYHEAVAVGLLETVLFHEDGAQCISDVAVDLLDYAVEQLTALLALLNNDYLNNIEPTLTESATDELERQKKSLQFDISMRCISIVRYMAEHMEVAGVGASLATNLFKISDVPSLLAHLIELQPWKRMNDKGDMEVFNYGRWCRASDEDLQQMHRSEAQLWLCLRQLLLEPRLAHYYVIDDCRRSAFCRIQGKITDEILDQVPPLGDLKNFLCRLSVGDYSGLHNRTNGAKNPGCALIELVPQIKNAYMKQVHKRTKVIAKAQLSCFEMDGSEDSRIMAKKLLESYTSDAALAMDSGGAKCAKCGDKASKKCSRCKNEWYCGRECQVQQWPKHKDICDQFASLMV; encoded by the exons ATGGCGGATAAAGATCATCAACTCAGCGCTCTCGAAGTCGGCGAATTAGATATGTTTGTAGATAGCATGGAACCCACACGACTCGAAATGATTGGAAGCCAGGT GTGGGTAGACTGGCATATAAGGCTGCAAAAACTGAACCAGCAAGCTGTTTTAGAAGCATCCTCTATGCAAGAGGAGCTTACTAAAGAAACTCTTATTTCTTGTGGAAAG CTTCCAGTCCTTGTTTACGAAGCAATATGTATTCAAGTCTGGCGTTTGAAGATCTACCCTCAGATTATGAAGCTGCAGCCATCACCTACTAATACTTTTGGTATTTACATGGTG CTGTACCACGAAGCAGTAGCCGTGGGGCTCCTGGAGACGGTGCTGTTCCACGAGGACGGCGCGCAGTGCATCAGCGACGTGGCAGTGGATCTGCTGGACTACGCCGTTGAACAACTCACTGCGTTGCTGGCTTTGCTCAA TAACGATTACTTGAACAACATCGAGCCGACACTAACAGAGTCCGCCACAGATGAATTGGAGCGGCAGAAGAAGAGTCTTCAGTTTGATATCAGCATGAGATGCATCTCCATCGTACG CTATATGGCCGAGCATATGGAAGTAGCCGGCGTGGGCGCATCGCTCGCCACCAACCTGTTCAAGATAAGCGACGTGCCGTCTCTATTGGCTCATCTGATCGAGTTACAGCCGTGGAAGAGGATGAATGACAAGGGTGATATGGAGGTCTTCAATT aCGGTCGCTGGTGCAGGGCCAGCGATGAAGACCTCCAGCAGATGCACCGCAGCGAAGCTCAGCTGTGGCTGTGTCTTCGTCAATTGTTGTTAGAGCCGCGACTAGCGCATTATTACGTCATCGACGATTGTCGCAGGAGTGCTTTCTGTAGG ATTCAAGGGAAAATAACTGATGAGATACTGGACCAAGTCCCTCCTCTGGGCGACCTGAAGAACTTCCTGTGCCGATTGTCCGTGGGAGACTATTCGGGGCTCCACAACCGCACCAACGGGGCCAAGAACCCTGGGTGCGCTCTCATTGAACTGGTGCCTCAG ATAAAAAACGCGTACATGAAGCAAGTCCACAAACGCACCAAAGTCATCGCCAAAGCTCAACTGAGCTGTTTCGAGATGGACGGCTCCGAAGACTCCAGAATCATGGCGAAGAAGCTTCTAGAGTCTTACACGAGCGACGCGGCCCTCGCCATGGACAGCGGCGGCGCCAAGTGCGCGAAATGCGGCGACAAGGCCAGCAAGAAATGTTCCAGATGCAAAAACGAATGGTACTGCGGTAG ggAGTGTCAGGTGCAACAATGGCCGAAGCACAAGGACATCTGCGATCAGTTCGCCAGTCTTATGGTTTAA
- the LOC106135946 gene encoding small ribosomal subunit protein eS12: MADVEVEVPVNPVLSGGAMDVNTALQEVLKTALIHGGLVHGLHEAAKALDKRTAVLCVLAENCDELSYKKLVQALCNEHQIPLVKVDNNKKLGEWAGLCKIDKDGKARKIVGCSCVVIKDFGEETPALDVLKDYLKSSS; encoded by the exons ATGGCTGATGTCGAAGT tgaAGTCCCAGTCAACCCCGTGTTGAGCGGAGGTGCTATGGATGTGAACACAGCCCTCCAGGAGGTTCTGAAAACTGCTCTCATCCACGGAGGTCTCGTTCATGGGCTCCATGAAGCTGCCAAGGCCCTTGACAA GAGGACAGCTGTCCTGTGTGTGTTGGCCGAGAACTGTGATGAGCTCTCGTACAAGAAATTGGTGCAGGCCCTTTGCAACGAACATCAAATTCCACTTGTAAAG GTTGACAACAACAAGAAGCTGGGCGAGTGGGCTGGTCTGTGCAAGATCGACAAAGACGGCAAGGCCAGGAAGATTGTAGGCTGCTCCTGTGTTGTCATTAAG gATTTCGGTGAGGAAACACCAGCGCTGGACGTGCTAAAAGACTACTTGAAGTCTTCAAGCTAA
- the LOC106135816 gene encoding dual specificity protein phosphatase CDC14A: MTRNPDILFMAEYIKNVLYFATVRQGKALKSTSDTHYFSIDDELVYENYYSDFGPLNLGCVFRYCLILNDKLKQYLNKQTIVHYTSIDPKKKANAAFVLGCYGVLYLSLSPRDALKPLLVHGQSYRPFQDATQGDSMYTINLIDCLQAIKKAHDLGFFNFQDFNYEEYDRLNKIQGGDLNWIVPGKFLAFIGPVDYSVSLYHPPEMYLDYFKENHVKIVIRLNKRLYDGNTFSNVGITHYDLFFPDGSVPPRHILFKFMQISEDAEGAIAVHCKAGLGRTGSLIGCYLIKHYRMSSHEAIGWMRICRPGSVIGHQQEWLESLEPWLLKQGNIYRKRLFQDSEKLPYHEFGIYSIAEKAIKQGPTILHKCPSPPPPIQRQTRADVRILERPHASKVKDAFHKTTERESTDWRMRTLKVASKPSHRGDQFETNIESKRSSGAGEPRVPSRARSQRNNIKMNDSRGNFRSSSPCPISTFCTTQGPVVKTINDAKNFLMRSSAYNEQRSRNLNSSMTITPQYGRHAAYSNEREVCPPNTARITPSSYSTVNRSSTQPHYRRRLGRSPSPSPIRNEQTRATNTPISPIERTVVRDASKTALQEALSRLKLTTWRDGSVGAASLGARRDAPSPKRAPSVRSDERPLATQGDMLNSIKFQRRLRESFHGENRIPLIQDKISATAKEKNVKKVNSKSSTVTRATEHSSPKMMSSTSRSLSRPISPKGRRSASPSH, encoded by the exons ATGACTCGAAACCCAGACATTCTGTTTATGGCAGAGTATATTAAGAATGTGCTTTATTTTGCAACAGTGAGACAAGGAAAAGCACTCAAAAGCACTTCGGATAcgcattatttttctattgacgACGAATTAGTAtacgaaaattattattctgatttcGGACCGCTAAATCTCGGTTGTGTATTTAGATACTgcttaatattaaatgataaattaaagcAATACCTCAATAAACAAACTATTGTACATTATACATCAATAGATCCCAAAAAGAAAGCAAACGCAGCATTTGTTTTGGGATGTTACGGTGTTTTGTATTTGAGTTTATCACCAAGAGATGCCCTCAAGCCTCTTCTGGTTCACGGCCAAAGCTACAG GCCATTTCAAGACGCCACACAGGGTGATTCAATGTATACTATTAATCTGATTGATTGCTTACAAGCTATTAAAAAGGCTCACGATTtgggtttttttaattttcaagattttaattatgaagAATATGACAGACTGAATAAAATACAAGGAGGTGACTTAAATTGGATTGTACCGG GCAAGTTTTTGGCTTTCATTGGTCCAGTAGACTACAGTGTGTCATTGTATCACCCGCCAGAGATGTACTTAGATTATTTTAAGGAAAATCATGTAAAAATTGTCATAAGGCTGAATAAGAGGTTGTATGATGGAAATAC GTTCAGTAACGTCGGCATCACACACTATGACTTATTTTTCCCGGATGGTTCCGTTCCTCCACGACATATTCTCTTCAAATTTATGCAAATCAGTGAAGACGCCGAAGGTGCTATAGCTGTCCATTGCAag GCAGGTTTAGGGCGCACTGGTTCATTAATAGGGTGTTACCTCATCAAACACTATCGAATGTCTTCGCATGAAGCAATAGGATGGATGAGAATTTGCCGACCAGGATCTGTAATTGGGCACCAGCAG gaATGGCTGGAGAGTCTGGAACCATGGCTATTAAAGCAAGGAAATATTTATAG GAAACGGTTATTTCAAGATTCTGAAAAATTACCTTATCATGAATTCGGGATATATTCCATAGCTGAGAAAGCTATCAAACAGGGTCCAACGATTTTACATAAATGCCCATCGCCTCCTCCACCAATACAAAGACAAACACGAGCTGATGTCAGAATTTTAGAGAGACCACATGCTTCAAAAGTAAAAGATG CTTTTCATAAGACGACCGAGAGGGAATCTACCGACTGGCGCATGAGAACACTAAAAGTAGCGTCAAAACCTAGTCACAGAGG AGATCAATTTGAAACGAATATCGAGTCAAAGCGAAGTAGTGGCGCAGGAGAACCAAGAGTACCATCACGAGCTAGGTCTCAaaggaataatattaaaatgaat gATTCTAGAGGAAACTTTCGAAGTTCTAGCCCGTGTCCTATATCTACTTTTTGCACTACTCAAGGACCAGTTGTAAAGACAATCAACGACGCGAAG AATTTTTTGATGCGTAGTAGCGCATACAACGAACAACGATCAAGAAATTTGAATTCATCAATGACAATCACACCGCAGTACGGGCGTCACGCAGCTTACTCAAATGAGAGAGAAGTTTGCCCTCCTAATACAGCGCGTATTACTCCTTCATCATACAGCACtg TAAATAGATCATCGACTCAACCTCACTATCGACGTCGACTTGGCCGAAGCCCGAGCCCATCTCCAATTCGTAATGAACAAACACGTGCTACAAATACGCCAATTTCCCCAATCGAAAGGACCGTTGTGAGAGATGCTTCAAAGACTGCATTACAAGAAGCACTCTCAAgattaaaat TGACGACATGGCGGGACGGGTCCGTCGGCGCCGCGTCTCTAGGCGCCCGGCGGGACGCTCCGTCTCCGAAACGGGCTCCCAGCGTGCGCTCCGATGAACGTCCGCTGGCTACACAGGGCGACATGCTCAACAGTATCAAG TTccaaaggagactaagggagtCGTTCCACGGTGAAAATCGGATTCCACTCATACAGGATAAAATCAg CGCAACAGCAAAGgagaaaaatgttaaaaaggtTAACTCAAAAAGCAGTACTGTGACGAGGGCGACCGAGCACAG CTCACCTAAGATGATGAGCAGTACTTCCCGAAGCCTGTCTCGCCCCATCTCTCCTAAAGGAAGACGAAGCGCCTCACCATCGCATTAA
- the LOC106135871 gene encoding protein NDUFAF4 homolog: protein MGALVSKALRPIKSFNIENRAHRVISKEKPVPAPLYPDSLEDLKRAIESDPDLDTKLDKKDPDLDIRLRDVYVTSHGQPEDDITREKQTQNPDRPLPQDRRMPQVYEYGFKEPERVKYGHVTLKDTLNFISAHQSNPEEVTVAKISLEYKLKEEDVESILKYFKSYEVYIPQTKKTPAVFAGPSTTHRQLQESNKLNAIESKESSANELDKEKAAKSAT, encoded by the coding sequence ATGGGTGCTTTAGTGTCAAAAGCGTTAAGACCAATTAAATCATTCAACATAGAGAACCGTGCCCATCGGGTCATTTCCAAAGAAAAACCAGTGCCTGCGCCACTGTACCCTGATAGCCTTGAAGACTTAAAAAGAGCTATAGAGTCGGACCCTGATTTGGACACCAAACTCGACAAGAAGGATCCAGATTTAGATATTAGGCTGCGTGATGTTTATGTAACCTCTCACGGGCAGCCCGAGGATGATATTACGCGGGAAAAACAAACTCAAAACCCGGACAGGCCCCTGCCGCAAGACCGGAGAATGCCTCAAGTTTATGAGTATGGTTTTAAAGAGCCAGAAAGAGTAAAATATGGACATGTTACCTTAAAAGATACCCTAAATTTTATATCTGCTCATCAAAGTAATCCGGAAGAAGTGACAGTGGCTAAAATTTCTctagaatataaattaaaggaAGAAGATGTTGAAagcatattaaaatattttaaatcttatgaGGTTTACATACCGCAGACAAAGAAAACCCCTGCTGTTTTTGCTGGACCAAGCACTACACATAGACAACTGCAAGaaagtaacaaattaaatgCAATAGAGAGTAAAGAAAGCAGTGCAAATGAATTAGATAAAGAAAAAGCTGCAAAGTCCGCCACTTGA
- the LOC106135959 gene encoding N6-adenosine-methyltransferase subunit METTL3 codes for MSDAWEEIQAVKSKRNSLREKLEKRKKERQNILGANLVPERGEGSPGSKDRAVLSPVSQKNEASQVPEKPKVVPIASLEVRLLQVLSDMQLQLPATANALLPGLGDVDAGIVANLLEKFATQKLITISERTESTTDGDIEVVSAESVRLAAVLAALMEEQSSTGKRKGETVTEENTKAKVTKTATVEKKAQKGTDIMSLLAMPSSREKAVKRVGEEIMDLLSKPTAKERSLADKFKSQGGAQVMEFCPHGTRAECARATGDKEDSRSGCKKLHFKKIIQSHTDESLGDCSFLNTCFHMDSCKYVHYEVDNTDPNATVNKNLTENTAKGPNNGATTVSKPADGVLTLTPPQWIQCDLRYLDMTFLGKFAVIMADPPWDIHMELPYGTMSDDEMRCLGVPQLQDSGLIFLWVTGRAMELGRECLKLWGYERVDELIWVKTNQLQRIIRTGRTGHWLNHGKEHCLVGMKGNPENLNRGLDCDVIVAEVRATSHKPDEIYGIIERLSPGTRKIELFGRPHNVQPNWITLGNQVDGVRLVDPELIAAFQKRYPDGNCMAPPAPDPGLP; via the exons ATGTCTGACGCGTGGGAAGAGATTCAAGCAGTTAAGAGTAAGCGGAACAGTTTGCGGGAGAAGCTTGAAAAGCGAAAGAAAGAACGACAGAACATTTTGGGCGCGAACTTGGTACCTGAGCGTGGAGAAGGCTCTCCAGGATCGAAAGACCGGGCTGTGTTGAGTCCAGTCTCCCAGAAAAATGAAG CCTCGCAAGTGCCAGAGAAGCCGAAGGTGGTCCCAATAGCATCCCTTGAAGTGCGTCTACTGCAAGTGCTGTCAGACATGCAGTTACAGCTGCCTGCGACGGCCAATGCTTTACTGCCGGGCTTGGGTGATGTCGATGCTGGAATTGTGGCTAATCTCCTAGAGAAGTTTGCTACACAGAAGCTTATTAC GATCAGTGAGCGTACAGAGAGTACAACGGATGGTGATATTGAGGTGGTGAGTGCCGAGTCAGTTCGGTTGGCAGCGGTGCTGGCTGCTCTTATGGAGGAACAGTCTTCTACGGGCAAAAGAAAAG gTGAAACTGTCACAgaagaaaatacaaaagcGAAAGTGACCAAAACGGCGACGGTTGAAAAGAaagcgcaaaaaggcacagacATTAtg TCCTTATTAGCAATGCCTTCAAGCAGGGAGAAGGCCGTCAAGAGGGTAGGAGAGGAAATCATGGATCTACTCAGCAAACCCACAGCCAAGGAAAGGTCACTCGCTGATAAATTCAAAAGTCAAGGag GTGCTCAAGTAATGGAGTTCTGTCCACACGGCACCCGAGCTGAATGCGCACGGGCAACCGGCGACAAAGAAGATTCTCGGAGCGGCTGCAAGAAGTTacatttcaagaagattattCAAAGTCATACGGACGAATCGCTCGGAGACTGCTCGTTTCTCAACACCTGCTTCCATATGGATAGTTGCAA ATATGTGCATTACGAAGTGGACAACACAGATCCTAACGCTACTGTGAATAAAAATCTCACAGAAAATACAGCCAAAGGTCCAAATAATG gcGCAACCACAGTTTCGAAGCCTGCGGACGGCGTGCTGACACTGACCCCGCCGCAATGGATACAGTGCGATTTGCGATATTTGGACATGACATTTTtag GCAAGTTCGCAGTAATAATGGCGGACCCGCCCTGGGATATTCACATGGAGCTGCCGTACGGAACGATGTCGGACGACGAGATGCGGTGTCTTGGAGTGCCGCAGCTTCAAGATAGCGGTCTCATCTTCCTCTGGGTGACGGGCAG AGCAATGGAACTAGGTCGGGAATGCCTCAAGTTGTGGGGCTACGAGCGAGTGGACGAGTTGATCTGGGTCAAAACCAACCAACTGCAAAGGATCATCAGGACGGGTCGCACCGGCCATTGGCTCAACCACGGCAAAGAGCATTGCTTG gtGGGGATGAAAGGCAACCCGGAGAACTTGAACCGGGGTCTGGACTGTGACGTCATCGTGGCTGAAGTGCGCGCCACCTCGCATAAGCCTGACGAGATATACGGCATAAttg AAAGACTGAGTCCTGGCACGAGGAAAATAGAATTGTTCGGCCGACCGCACAACGTGCAGCCGAATTG gatAACCCTGGGAAATCAGGTGGATGGTGTCCGTCTAGTGGATCCTGAACTAATAGCGGCCTTCCAGAAACGGTACCCGGATGGGAATTGCATGGCGCCGCCGGCCCCGGACCCTGGGCTACCATAG